The nucleotide window AACCCAAACGGCATACGTACATATTCGAAATGGCCTCCCTCTGCAGAGAATGCTGTCCTTGGGATGTCTTCTTCTTGAACCTCAATCTGATGATACCCACTTGCTAAATCTAGCGTGGAAAAGTACTTAGCCCTTCCTAAATTGTCCAATACGTCACTTATTAtcggtaacgggtatctatCTTTAATCACCTTTTCATTCAACTTCCTATAATCCACTACCATCCGCCATTTCCTTTCTCCAGAAGCATCCTTTTTCTTCGGCACCAACCATACCGGCGCGCTCCAAGGCGAATGGCTATGTctgattattttctgttccAATAACTTCTGTAATTGTTTTCTCACTTCCTGTCTTTCTTTAAACGCATATCTATGTGTTCTGGCATAGATAGGAATATCATCTTTGGTCCTTATCTGGTGTTTGACAGCACTCGTAAAAGACAAGTTATCCCCTTCTTTATGAAATACTCCTGGATACTTTCTACAAATTCTGAGTAATTCTCTTAGTTCCGCTTTATCCAAATGCTCTGTCCTGATCTTATGCAATGGAATGCTCCCACTGTCGTTTTTCTTTCCCTCTATGTTATTCAACTCGAAATGTTGCGTGGTCTTAAATTCAACAACATTCATCGGCTCTTCGAAGAATATCTCTTGATCTGTCTCTGCATAGTTTACTACCTCTACCAGGCTCTGTCCTGACACTGCCCTGTACATACCTTCGGAAAGCTCAACATCCTCTTTTATTATAGTTTTGTTTAGAAAAAAATCTCCGTCCTGCAGTTGTACCGGCACAGATATAACTCTTTTTGATTCGGCCTCTATTGTATACAGTTCCGATGGTCTATACGtgacaaaattaattttttgtttcctatTCGCCACGATAAACCAACCGTTCTGCATATCAATCACCGCTTTCAATTGTTGGAGTACATCAATTCCGATCAAACCCTCGAAGAATTTGTGAAACCTAAAGAGAAACAGTCTTATTTTACCAACTCCCCCCAGTTCCGAGAACATTGGTAAACATGCCTCCCTCTCAAGTTCATGGGACTGTGTAATGGTTTTAATAGCTATTGGGTCTTTTAATTTCCTTATATATTGAGGTCGTGCTAACTCGGGTCGAATAAATGAAAAGGTGGATCCTGTAtctattaataattttattgtttttcccgGTTCAATTTCTATCAATAAATAAGGCAGCGTCGAATGACTCTTCCTGGTTCCTAAATATCCTGTGGGTTGTTCGAGGCTAGTTGGGATAAATTTGCCTCATCCTCTTGGATATTATGTAGTTGTCCCCTAATCGATGCTTGATTACCCCTTCTATCGGGGGTATTATTTGAGTTAAAAGATCGCCCTGAGTTGTTTGAATTGTTCGAGTTGTATGAACTGTATGACTGTCTGGACTGTCCTGAATTATTCGAGTTGCTAAAGTTCTTGGACATTCTTGACTGTCCGCTGCCCTCTGTGTTTTTTGGTGCTTCGATTGCTAGCTGACCTCTCTCtctgccattgttgttattatagCCATAGTTGTTCCATGGTCTGTCCCTGTTTGCCTGACCCTGATTCCATCTCGGATTCCTATTCTGATAACTACGATATGGCCTTTGATAATTTGAAGTCTCCCCTTGGTTAAAGTTACCTGCTCTAAATGGATTACCCATCATCGGGTATGAGAACCCAAATCCAGGCCACCCATTCATATTTGGCATGGTAAATGGCATCGGAAACGGATGTTGGTTGTTTCCTCCCCACTGGTACTGCGACCAAACGCCTGTTTCCTTGTGGGTTTCAATTGTCTGGGGCTCTTCTTTCTCTACTTGTTTCTGAACTTCTTCAATAGTCTTATCCTTTGATTCTGGTGACTCCTGTGTTTTCTGATCTGAGTTGATTTCTTCCAAGGCTCCCAAGTTCTTTTCCCTGCACGCTATTTCATAAGCCTTTGCTATGTTCAGCCCTTCCATATTCCTAATGGTCACCCCTATCGGGCCTTTTAATGCTGACACGAAGGCATTTAACACCATTTCCTCATACCATTTAATCTTCTCTCCTTTCAACAATATGTTATGCTCGCTAGACTTAACAAGGCTCACCAGCGCCTTTTTCAATGTCATTACCTTGGTATACAAGGCCTCCACTtctaatttcttttctttaatatGGGTCAACTCCATTATCAGGTCTTGCTCCGACCTCTTGTCCTTAAAACGGGAAACTAATATCTTTTTAATCTGGTCCCAATTTAATTCCGTTTCATCTAGATCTACAACCCTATCTGCTGCTCCTACTATCTTGCTCCTAACTGCTCTGAGCGCTATAAGTCCTACATTCGACCTTTCCTCTCCTTTGATCAAACCTAATACCTGTTCTACCGCAGCTATAAATCCTTCTAGCTTACCTCCTTCTCCATCATATTTGGGGATAATCTCTACCAAGTCGATCACCTTGATCGCTTCTAATACCCCTGTAGTTGCCATTTTCTGCTAAGTTAGCTACCTTTTCTGCTTGCCTATATATTTtcgagtgtgtttgtttgtgttatgTGTTACTTAATCTAATATTGTCTTATTAATAATTAGTAGTAGTAATAAtagttaataaaatgtatttgccaaAACCGGATCTccgtgtatgtatatgtatgccaGTTATGTGATTATTTAATTAGTGAGTCCTCAAGTGTCCGTGTGTGAAATGGAGCttctgtaattaattatcATGAATAACTCTTCAacattgaatattattttaacaaaatggggtttcaaaataaatgtcgCTTGCtttatttgtctttttatTGGGTGGTGTTTAATATGTactattttgttattattatattttattattattattattatttttattattatttttttttttttttcgatactttattctttaaaatacCCTGCATGCTGAAGCTAGCTGTTCAGCTGTGCCATACAGCTTCACAGCCAATTGCGGACAGTCATTGCTAAGGCATCCCCGTCTTGTCTATTCCACCGTGCATGCTGAAGCTAGCTCGTCGGCTGTGCGATACAGCCTCGGAACCAAATGCGGACAGTCATTGCACATCGGTGTTTCCCCTTTTCTCTCACGTACTGTGTAATTTTTCCAACCCCCAGCCATACCTACGCTAGGCAGCCGCCCTGTGCGTTACAGTGCGCCGCCCAATACATGTGCATGGCTGGATTTCTTTTGGTCTCGTCCTCACGCTAAGCAGCCACACTGTTTACACAGCGTCCTGCCTAATACATGCGAACGAGCCTCAATTTACTCAACTTTCTTTTATttaccaattttaatttttcttcaaTATACGAATATCCATTCCTACGCTAAGCGGCCGCCCTGTGCGTTACAGTGCGCCGCCTAATACATGTGAATGGCTATCCTACTCCTAATTATCTTGTTTTGGTCTCGTCCTCACGCTAAGCAGCCACCCTGTTTGCACAGCGTCCTGCCTAATACATGCGAACGAGCccctaatttatttaattttctctaCTTCAGGACCCGCGGTGTTTTTCGATCCGCCCCTGTACTTGTACGCAACGTTCGATTCCATCGAACCGTTACATACGACCGTTCTCCTACCGCATCGTACCATCGAACTTTTGTTGCACCGACCTTCTAACTCCGACCGCCCGAACCGTCTGGCCTGACGTTGACCGACGACCGTTCGCTCGGCGAACTTCTCGTTGCATCGAACCGCCGACAACCATTGTCGCTTGCCGACGGTCGTTCGTCTGCTTGAGCCGTTCGACGCGAACCGCCTGCCAACATCCGCCACTGACCATTCGTCCGATCGAACCGAACTTTTTCCCCGTGCATTTTATCGTCGACCgtaactttaaattaatttatttcttccACAAGTtttttactttgtatttttatttttttattttttttcataatgAATTCCGTTTTCTCAATTTCttcttgattttaaatttccaaattactTCTCTTCTACTCCCTTTCACCTTGTtattttaacttattatttccatttaattcttatttttttccatttgttttttgcttttattcttttccacatttgtattatttttctttaattgtgattttactatttttatttcttcttgcatttgtttgttttattcatttcgtttgccatattttgttttacttgcgatttattatttatttttttttattttaaaaacctCCATTTCACTCACAACACTCTACtcactgtttttatttcttcctTACAATGctattgttaaaataattttccacaTCCTTGGTCGTCACGAATCCTTCGTTCCTGTTGAATCCGTCCTTAGGCCAAGGGCTGCCGACTGCGCCAGTTATGATAAGTAGGTTCTTATTAAGTTGCAGGGAGTTGCAGAGTGTCTTAAGTTGGGTATTTAATTtgggattttaattaagaatCAATACGTCCGTTCGGTTTGCCTTCGATTTTCAGAATGAATCTATATTTTATTCGTTGGTTATTCTCAGCTTTGCTTGTtacatttgtttacttaaagTGCTGATCTGGCCGAAAAGTGGAATTGGAGCGGATGCAGTTCTGTGGTGAGGGGTATCGGGTGAACCCCGATGTTTGTAGCGGCTCAGCATTTCAAGTGCCTTCCGATACCAAATACTTGTGGACGTCATCTGAATCTTTGATTGTCGAAGGGGGGTCTCGGCGGGGACCGCCGAGGGTAATTGCTGAGGCGACACTTAAGCCTCTGGCTGTCGAGGGGGTTTCGGCGGGGGACCGCCGAGGGCGTATGCTGAGGCGGGAACTCGCTGTTatagaaaaaaattatatgattttggtttttattcaCTCTGATATGAGACCATATTTCAGTGTATCTGCTGggttaataatttatttttgttcacaATGATTTCTgttgcaaatatattttttacttttttaacaatttttttattattatatatttttttttttaaacgttTCTGTGCAGCGGTTTGtggtacataaaaatattaacatgtgacgttcagccgtgcctcgggtagtcagggatggccagggtcgtccaggaaatttatttgtttcaggacagtggtgctaaAGAGGAATCCCCgtcccgagtcccagtgataacgcgcagagttaaccttaactaggcttaaatagagacgcagagtttattcattccttttctcggttacaataattacatAGAATTGTAcggggctccctcggcctagtttccggcttccacagcgaggctcttcgtacctcgcgtcttcgtccggggacgcggccgctccgaatttcgtcgagtaccctggaatcaacgtaagcagatgttgttggaccctgaagtcggcgtagagaattatacgtgaccctgaagtcagcgtagagaattatacgggaccctgaagtcagcgtagagaattatacgggaccctgaagtcagcgtagagaattatatgggaccctgaagtcagcgtagagaattatacgggaccctgaagtcagcgtagagaagtatgtaggaccctgaagtcagcgt belongs to Drosophila teissieri strain GT53w unplaced genomic scaffold, Prin_Dtei_1.1 Segkk118_quiver_pilon_scaf, whole genome shotgun sequence and includes:
- the LOC122625506 gene encoding putative uncharacterized protein DDB_G0277255, which produces MATTGVLEAIKVIDLVEIIPKYDGEGGKLEGFIAAVEQVLGLIKGEERSNVGLIALRAVRSKIVGAADRVVDLDETELNWDQIKKILVSRFKDKRSEQDLIMELTHIKEKKLEVEALYTKVMTLKKALVSLVKSSEHNILLKGEKIKWYEEMVLNAFVSALKGPIGVTIRNMEGLNIAKAYEIACREKNLGALEEINSDQKTQESPESKDKTIEEVQKQVEKEEPQTIETHKETGVWSQYQWGGNNQHPFPMPFTMPNMNGWPGFGFSYPMMGNPFRAGNFNQGETSNYQRPYRSYQNRNPRWNQGQANRDRPWNNYGYNNNNGRERGQLAIEAPKNTEGSGQSRMSKNFSNSNNSGQSRQSYSSYNSNNSNNSGRSFNSNNTPDRRGNQASIRGQLHNIQEDEANLSQLASNNPQDI